In Virgibacillus sp. NKC19-16, a single genomic region encodes these proteins:
- a CDS encoding peptide ABC transporter substrate-binding protein produces the protein MKKYSLLLALVLVLSAILVACGTFEEEGESEGAGDTGSEETTEGESSGEGEQVLNFINADTIPTMDVAQATDEFAFQFLGATKEGLYRLDENAEPVEGIATDHEVSEDGLTWTFNLREDATWSNGDPVTAHDFVYSWQRSVDPDTASEYGPYMMGGVIKNAEAVNTGDVPVEDLGVTAEDDYTLVVELETPTPYFESLTTFGTFLPLNQDFVEEQGDSYATSSDALLSNGPFVLEDWESTSSSWSLTKNEDYWDAETVQLDAMNYEVVKDPQTQVDLYESGEIDRANISSDLVDQYQSHEDYQVTPETGVFYIKMNQSREELANVNIRKAISKAFNKQDLVDVVLNNGSLVANGLVPAEFVNTPDGTDFREASGDLVTYDPEEAKALWETGLEELGTDSIELELLASDSETSTIMNEYIVNQLETNLPGLTVNLRTVPFEQQIDADTNMDYDLQVQGWGPDYLDPSTFLGLWVTESGNNKMDYSNEEYDALMEEAQTELAQDPEARYENFLEAEQILFEDAAIAPIYQSSMAQLVSPKIEGVFVNPFGAKYEYKWASVGSEE, from the coding sequence ATGAAAAAGTATTCATTACTTTTAGCACTTGTGCTTGTACTAAGTGCGATTTTAGTAGCCTGTGGCACCTTTGAGGAAGAGGGAGAATCAGAGGGCGCAGGAGACACGGGAAGTGAAGAGACAACAGAAGGAGAATCTTCTGGAGAAGGTGAGCAAGTACTTAATTTTATAAATGCGGATACGATCCCTACAATGGATGTGGCACAAGCAACTGACGAATTCGCATTCCAATTCCTTGGTGCTACGAAGGAAGGTTTATATAGATTAGATGAAAATGCAGAACCGGTTGAAGGGATAGCAACAGATCACGAAGTAAGTGAAGATGGTTTAACTTGGACGTTTAATTTACGTGAAGATGCGACTTGGTCGAATGGAGACCCTGTGACTGCACATGACTTTGTTTATTCCTGGCAGCGTTCGGTTGACCCGGATACAGCTTCTGAGTATGGCCCTTATATGATGGGCGGGGTTATTAAGAACGCTGAAGCTGTTAACACGGGCGATGTTCCTGTAGAAGATCTTGGTGTGACAGCAGAAGATGATTACACTTTGGTTGTTGAACTTGAGACCCCGACACCTTACTTTGAATCGTTAACAACATTCGGGACGTTCCTCCCATTGAATCAGGACTTTGTTGAAGAACAAGGAGATAGTTATGCAACAAGTTCGGATGCATTACTATCAAATGGACCATTTGTGTTAGAAGACTGGGAAAGCACAAGCAGCTCTTGGAGTTTGACGAAAAATGAAGATTACTGGGATGCTGAGACAGTACAACTCGACGCAATGAATTATGAAGTTGTAAAAGACCCACAAACTCAAGTGGATCTATATGAAAGTGGCGAAATTGACCGTGCAAATATTTCATCTGACCTAGTCGATCAATATCAATCCCATGAAGATTATCAAGTGACACCTGAAACTGGTGTGTTTTATATAAAAATGAATCAATCAAGAGAAGAACTTGCGAATGTAAATATACGTAAAGCAATCAGTAAAGCCTTTAATAAACAGGATTTGGTAGACGTCGTTCTTAACAATGGCTCGCTTGTTGCAAACGGTCTTGTTCCTGCAGAATTTGTGAATACACCGGATGGCACAGATTTCCGTGAAGCGAGTGGTGATTTAGTAACATATGATCCGGAAGAAGCTAAAGCCTTATGGGAAACTGGTCTGGAGGAATTAGGAACGGACTCCATAGAGCTTGAATTACTAGCAAGTGACAGTGAAACATCAACAATAATGAATGAATATATTGTCAATCAGCTGGAAACCAACTTGCCTGGACTTACAGTTAACTTAAGAACTGTTCCATTTGAGCAACAAATCGATGCAGATACGAATATGGATTATGATCTCCAAGTTCAGGGTTGGGGACCGGATTACCTTGATCCAAGTACTTTCCTAGGCCTATGGGTAACGGAAAGTGGAAATAACAAAATGGATTATTCCAATGAAGAGTACGATGCTTTAATGGAAGAAGCTCAGACTGAGCTTGCACAGGATCCAGAAGCTCGTTATGAAAACTTCCTGGAAGCAGAGCAAATTCTATTTGAAGATGCCGCTATCGCTCCAATATATCAAAGTTCAATGGCACAATTAGTTTCTCCAAAAATTGAAGGTGTATTTGTAAATCCATTTGGAGCTAAGTATGAATATAAATGGGCAAGTGTTGGCTCAGAAGAGTAA
- a CDS encoding DUF3899 domain-containing protein, producing MLKNKWLFLLTNLFLALVLLLLFAPAYNLIHYINYLFYINFFYLLLTLFIYTINHGFYDGVTFGFRRFFGIMSKNKDHMEEWKERALPSEKMNNTFYRGVQFQGVALFVILVILLVIYYL from the coding sequence ATGTTGAAAAATAAATGGTTATTTCTGCTCACCAATCTTTTTTTGGCGCTCGTCCTTCTTTTACTTTTTGCTCCGGCCTATAATCTTATACATTATATTAACTATCTATTTTATATAAATTTCTTTTACTTGTTGCTAACATTATTTATTTACACCATAAATCACGGCTTTTATGACGGAGTGACTTTTGGTTTCAGAAGATTTTTTGGTATCATGTCAAAGAATAAAGATCATATGGAAGAGTGGAAAGAAAGGGCCCTCCCGTCAGAAAAAATGAACAACACTTTCTACCGGGGTGTTCAGTTTCAAGGTGTAGCATTATTCGTTATTTTAGTCATTTTGCTTGTGATTTATTATTTATAA